A region of the Thioploca ingrica genome:
TGGCGTTGAGCAGGTACCACTAGAAATTGAACATATTGTGCCTAAATCTGCTGGCGGCAGTCACCAAGTGAGCAATCTCACTTTGGCATGTATCCCTTGTAACCAAAAGAAAGGCAGTCAAGCCCTGGATATTTTTTTAGCTAAACAGCCGCAATTGTTGCAAAAAATCAAGGCACAAGCCCAGCAGCCGTTAAAAGATGCCGCCGCCGTCAATAGCACTCGCTGGGCATTGGCTAACGCACTCAAAACAACCGGTAACCCGGTGGAATTAGCCAGCGGTGGTAGAACCCAGTTTAATCGAATTCGCTTGGACATTCCAAAATCTCATGCGCTAGATGCGGCTTGTGTTGGTATAGTCGATACAGTACAGGACTGGAATAAGCCCACTTTAGAAATTAAATGCACTGGAAGGGGCAGTTATCAACGGACTCGCCTGGATAAGTTTGGCTTTCCAAGAGGCTATTTGATGCGGAGTAAATCGGCGTTTGGTTTTCAAACGGGCGATATGGTTAAAGCGGTTGTGACAAAAGGTAAGAAAGTCGGTGAGTATGTTGGACGAGTTGCAATACGCGCCAGTGGCAGTTTCAATATCACCACTCTCATTGAAACGATTCAAGGCATTAGCCACAAGTATTGCCAAATGATTAGCCGTAACGATGGTTATGGCTATTCCCTACAGCCAAAGATAGCCAACTAATAGGAGAAGCGGGACACCGGGACTGGCTACGCCAGTCGCGCTATCCCTCCCCGCCCTGAAGGACGGGGTTTCCCGCGCAATTCGGATGAAGAAAACTCAAATACTGGATTTGCCCGTGTTAAAAGATGTGGTCGTCCCAGGTAAAGAAATTCCCCT
Encoded here:
- a CDS encoding HNH endonuclease, which translates into the protein MAVFVLDRQKKPLMPCSEKRARRLLERGRAVVVKRYPFAIRLKDRVGGELQPIRVKLDPGSKQTGVAIVRESKNIDTETGEITRKINILSLLHLHHRGLAISANLTSRRAMRKRRRNNLRYREARFDNRTKPTGWLAPSLQHRVDTAISWIKKLQRVAPVTALSQELVRFDLQQLESPEISGIEYQQGELQGYEVRKYLLDKWDRKCAYCGVEQVPLEIEHIVPKSAGGSHQVSNLTLACIPCNQKKGSQALDIFLAKQPQLLQKIKAQAQQPLKDAAAVNSTRWALANALKTTGNPVELASGGRTQFNRIRLDIPKSHALDAACVGIVDTVQDWNKPTLEIKCTGRGSYQRTRLDKFGFPRGYLMRSKSAFGFQTGDMVKAVVTKGKKVGEYVGRVAIRASGSFNITTLIETIQGISHKYCQMISRNDGYGYSLQPKIAN